One region of Oryzias latipes chromosome 6, ASM223467v1 genomic DNA includes:
- the LOC101161970 gene encoding DNA-binding protein RFX7 isoform X1: MADDQQQPGQKPASGLGSLPALVPGLQGSEANALQFKIKNSICKSVQSKVDGILQDVEKFTDIEKLYLYLKLPSGPSSGNDKREGTSTPGLCDQSSMSSSRTQQMYAFNWIRNHLEEHPETSLPKQEVYDEYKSYCDNLGYNPLSAADFGKIMKNVFPNMKARRLGMRGKSKYCYSGLRKKAFVHMPSLPNLDLQKSGDGCELMEPTGQSPSAEDEMRSAACGLVCEWAQKVLSRQFDSVEDLARFLLNSHYIGTKSMAALTVMTGTPTGIKTPTPASAFVPTAEANSFQPQVKTLPSPSVDAKQQLQRKIQKKQQEQKLHSPLPTGESQVKRTEASTPGPTIPCGSPALLSPQPTIGIVVAAVPSPVTVQRNRQLMTSPSPVGTAEGKVLPVNFQVVTQSLKQSPKTPQNIPASPVGDRLARHGTRYAQILPKPSATSAITLRSPPTLLITNSPIKTVMPNPHVSSVNVVKMTAIALAPSNSSSNGNNSTVRPASAGVSAATVSDDSQHLQSASSAATQPSLVRPGATTSSAALSSDNKGGSEVGIDNSSISVAEKHAVGAKEERVAKFRAASEPTFLVKCPPGAEKGIRIKHDAISSPTSISVIGTLDSNNSNCQDSTLYLTVDNHNSNGNASSHGSAAVIQTSSDPCSDAKSPRKRTAAESHAIPVKRVFISQQPLATIDNPKPGVGAAVKRIPRPGTPARPESAPCKGTAKHTPVGPTQILALTDAPIAHTEGTPTVVKQQSMMVKHEDHSISADSSASDQALLQHITGDSRAIPTNSGPHEASAMSDLKSTIWETQQIPAEHKQPPPDQISMITQPSEASRQLTLAQEMVDFPGTQTSMEYFPFNDDDMTQDSIVEELVQMEEQMKLKGLFGSCGDVSLPGQSTNNQGSILSAHQASATFYHSAHSSTTPVQTPTPTPTPTPTPTSEMTLAHSLTRESPCSRMAPVTPVDGAMGRHTPISTPLSNCSSSVPPSPVECRNPFAFTPINSSITGYHDASIVSSSPVKPMQRPMATHPDKAKLEWINNRYNSNSVGPLSNHSISILPSYQDLVDDQFRKPHAFAIPGQSFQSQSRQDATVLGRLTPISPVQQQQLVTSVTTPTKEESFAVPAPLDNKASTSSTSSTFRCRSVSPAVRQRNFSGNTAPQPTTTSTTMTTRAVVSPFNSPITSEVLNILSNSQTVGSVHCMVQRSQSVPLNIMMQSEMLPVQAQSNTTKITNVLLSKMDAEGDDSVRGLGINNLPSNYTARMNLTQILETTPGFAGGTAHQTSLPVSSSPAAFELQQHGYLTTGSGEQVSFSTEDNQAQAGPGEQDQQQLQQDPVQTRPQLLLQSTQQQEAEDEQQQLNFNNTVKDLLGEDGLNPSSQLVGQVASELNAVASDFSNEIRLTSDLSSSITDLNTLDTNLLFDPNQQQEQYEDSTLEELKNDPLFQQICSDTVNSGFDWLESKDQPTTVEMLG; encoded by the exons ATGGCTGATGATCAACAACAACCTGGTCAGAAGCCTGCCTCGGGATTAGGCTCTCTTCCAGCGCTCGTGCCAGGACTCCAGGGATCCGAGGCCAACGCGTTACAGTTCAAAATAAAGAATTCAATTTG CAAATCTGTACAATCAAAAGTGGACGGCATACTG CAAGATGTTGAGAAGTTTACAGACATCGAAAAACTCTACCTCTACCTTAAGTTGCCTTCTGGTCCCAGCAGTGGCAATGATAAAAG AGAGGGGACCTCCACTCCAGGATTATG TGATCAGAGTTCCATGTCATCAAGTCGCACTCAACAGATGTATGCGTTCAACTGGATACGCAATCACCTGGAGGAGCACCCAGAGACATCGCTCCCAAAGCAAGAGGTGTATGATGAATACAA GAGCTATTGTGACAATCTCGGCTACAATCCACTGAGTGCTGCAGACTTTGGGAAGATAATGAAGAACGTCTTTCCGAACATGAAGGCACGTCGACTGGGAATGAGGGGAAAATCCAA ATACTGTTATAGCGGGTTAAGGAAGAAAGCTTTTGTTCACATGCCATCCCTACCCAATctggatctacagaaatctGGGGATGGG TGTGAGCTGATGGAGCCAACAGGCCAGTCTCCAAGCGCTGAGGATGAAATGAGATCTGCAGCATGTGGACTGGTGTGCGAGTGGGCTCAGAAAGTCCTGAGTCGACAGTTTGATAGCGTGGAGGACTTAGCCCGCTTTCTTCTTAATAGCCACTACATTGGTACTAAGTCCATGGCTGCACTTACTGTTATGACTGGAACCCCCACAG GGATTAAGACTCCAACTCCAGCCTCTGCGTTTGTGCCCACTGCTGAGGCCAACTCATTCCAGCCCCAGGTGAAGACCCTGCCTTCACCGTCTGTTGATGCAAAACAGCAACTCCAACGCAAAATCcagaaaaagcagcaggagcagaagcTTCACTCACCCCTGCCTACAGGGGAGTCACAAGTCAAGCGAACAGAGGCCAGTACCCCCGGGCCCACCATCCCCTGTGGCAGCCCAGCTCTGCTTTCCCCTCAGCCCACCATAGGAATTGTAGTTGCGGCTGTTCCTAGCCCAGTGACG GTACAGAGAAACAGGCAGTTAATGACCTCACCTAGTCCTGTAGGAACCGCAGAAGGCAAAGTGTTGCCTGTGAATTTCCAAGTTGTCACTCAATCTCTCAAACAGTCTCCCAAAACCCCACAAAACATCCCTGCCAGTCCTGTTGGTGACCGCCTGGCAAGACACGGCACACGGTACGCCCAAATCCTACCCAAGCCCTCTGCCACCAGTGCCATCACACTGCGCTCTCCCCCGACGCTGCTGATCACCAACAGCCCCATTAAAACTGTGATGCCCAATCCCCATGTCAGCTCGGTCAATGTGGTGAAGATGACAGCCATCGCTTTGGCACCAAGTAATAGCAGTAGTAACGGCAACAACTCAACGGTGCGACCGGCCTCAGCTGGTGTGAGTGCTGCAACTGTTTCAGATGATTCCCAGCATTTGCAGAGTGCGAGCTCTGCTGCCACACAGCCTTCTTTAGTCAGACCTGGTGCCACAACATCATCCGCAGCCCTTTCCTCTGACAACAAAGGCGGGTCTGAAGTCGGCATTGACAATAGCTCCATATCTGTTGCAGAAAAGCATGCTGTCGGAGCTAAAGAGGAAAGAGTGGCTAAGTTCAGAGCTGCCAGTGAACCAACTTTCCTCGTTAAGTGTCCTCCTGGAGCAGAAAAGGGGATTAGGATAAAACACGATGCCATATCCTCTCCCACCTCCATATCTGTAATTGGAACTCTAGACAGCAATAACAGCAACTGCCAAGACAGTACTTTGTACTTGACTGTTGATAATCACAACTCCAATGGAAACGCATCCTCTCACGGCTCTGCTGCGGTTATCCAGACATCGAGTGATCCCTGCTCAGATGCTAAGAGCCCTAGAAAGCGCACAGCTGCAGAATCCCATGCTATTCCTGTAAAGAGAGTGTTTATTTCACAACAGCCACTTGCTACAATTGACAATCCCAAACCTGGGGTGGGTGCTGCAGTGAAGAGGATTCCCAGACCAGGAACCCCAGCTAGACCAGAGAGTGCCCCCTGTAAAGggacagcaaaacacacacctgTAGGGCCCACACAGATCCTTGCACTCACTGACGCGCCCATCGCTCACACAGAGGGAACTCCGACTGTCGTCAAACAGCAAAGTATGATGGTGAAACATGAAGATCACTCCATCAGTGCTGACAGCAGTGCCTCTGATCAGGCGTTGCTGCAGCACATCACTGGGGACTCCCGTGCCATACCAACCAACTCAGGACCACACGAAGCCTCTGCGATGAGTGATTTAAAGAGCACAATATGGGAGACACAGCAGATACCAGCAGAACACAAGCAACCCCCTCCTGACCAAATTTCTATGATAACTCAACCTTCTGAGGCCTCCCGTCAGCTCACCCTCGCACAGGAGATGGTGGACTTTCCAGGCACTCAGACGAGCATGGAGTACTTCCCATTCAACGATGACGACATGACTCAAGACAGCATAGTGGAGGAGCTAGTCCAAATGGAGGAGCAGATGAAGCTGAAAGGTCTTTTTGGTAGCTGTGGCGATGTCTCCCTGCCAGGTCAGTCAACCAACAACCAAGGCTCCATCCTCAGTGCTCACCAGGCCAGTGCTACCTTCTACCACTCTGCTCACAGCAGCACGACTCCTGTTCAAACTCCCACTCCAACACCAACCCCAACACCCACCCCCACCTCCGAAATGACACTCGCACACAGCCTGACTAGAGAAAGCCCATGCTCCCGTATGGCCCCGGTTACCCCAGTAGATGGAGCCATGGGTCGCCACACCCCCATCAGCACACCGCTTTctaactgcagcagcagcgtaCCCCCAAGTCCAGTGGAGTGCAGGAACCCGTTTGCTTTCACTCCCATTAACTCAAGCATCACTGGGTACCATGATGCAAGTATCGTCTCAAGCAGTCCTGTTAAGCCCATGCAAAGACCCATGGCAACACACCCCGACAAGGCCAAGCTGGAATGGATCAATAACCGCTACAACAGCAACTCTGTAGGCCCGTTGTCCAACCACAGCATCAGTATTCTACCCAGCTATCAAGACTTGGTTGATGATCAGTTCCGCAAACCACATGCATTCGCGATTCCCGGCCAGTCATTTCAGTCTCAGTCAAGACAGGACGCAACTGTTTTGGGCCGCTTGACTCCCATTTCTCCTGTGCAGCAACAGCAACTGGTGACAAGTGTTACCACTCCTACAAAAGAGGAGAGCTTTGCTGTGCCTGCACCATTGGACAACAAGGCCTCAACATCATCTACATCCAGTACTTTTCGTTGCCGTAGTGTTAGCCCAGCAGTGCGACAGCGAAATTTCAGTGGCAACACCGCCCCTCAGCCCACCACCACAAGTACAACAATGACAACTCGAGCTGTAGTCTCACCCTTTAACTCCCCCATCACCTCTGAGGTGCTCAATATCCTGTCCAACAGCCAGACAGTCGGCTCTGTGCACTGCATGGTCCAGCGTAGCCAGTCTGTGCCTCTAAACATCATGATGCAAAGCGAGATGCTTCCCGTGCAGGCTCAGAGCAACACCACCAAGATCACAAATGTACTTCTCAGCAAGATGGACGCAGAGGGAGATGATTCAGTCCGTGGTCTGGGTATAAACAACCTCCCCTCTAACTACACAGCTCGTATGAATCTCACGCAGATCCTGGAGACTACTCCTGGGTTTGCAGGAGGAACCGCTCACCAGACTTCGCTGCCCGTCAGCTCCAGTCCTGCTGCTTTCGAGCTCCAGCAGCATGGCTACCTCACCACTGGCAGTGGAGAGCAGGTGAGTTTCTCTACTGAAGACAACCAAGCACAAGCGGGTCCTGGTGAACAAGACCAGCAGCAGCTCCAACAGGATCCTGTGCAGACACGACCACAACTCCTCCTCCAGAGCACACAGCAGCAGGAGGCAGAGGACGAACAACAACAGCTCAATTTCAACAACACTGTCAAGGACTTGCTGGGGGAGGATGGCCTCAACCCCAGCTCCCAGTTGGTAGGCCAGGTAGCTTCAGAGCTCAACGCTGTGGCATCAGACTTCTCAAATGAAATCAGACTGACCTCAGATCTGTCCAGTAGCATCACTGACCTTAACACGCTGGACACCAACTTGCTGTTTGATCCCAATCAGCAGCAGGAACAATATGAAGACTCTACACTGGAAGAACTGAAGAACGACCCGCTTTTTCAGCAGATATGCAGTGATACTGTGAACTCTGGTTTTGACTGGCTAGAAAGCAAAGACCAGCCGACTACAGTAGAGATGCTGGGCTAA
- the LOC101161970 gene encoding DNA-binding protein RFX7 isoform X2, whose translation MADDQQQPGQKPASGLGSLPALVPGLQGSEANALQFKIKNSICKSVQSKVDGILQDVEKFTDIEKLYLYLKLPSGPSSGNDKSDQSSMSSSRTQQMYAFNWIRNHLEEHPETSLPKQEVYDEYKSYCDNLGYNPLSAADFGKIMKNVFPNMKARRLGMRGKSKYCYSGLRKKAFVHMPSLPNLDLQKSGDGCELMEPTGQSPSAEDEMRSAACGLVCEWAQKVLSRQFDSVEDLARFLLNSHYIGTKSMAALTVMTGTPTGIKTPTPASAFVPTAEANSFQPQVKTLPSPSVDAKQQLQRKIQKKQQEQKLHSPLPTGESQVKRTEASTPGPTIPCGSPALLSPQPTIGIVVAAVPSPVTVQRNRQLMTSPSPVGTAEGKVLPVNFQVVTQSLKQSPKTPQNIPASPVGDRLARHGTRYAQILPKPSATSAITLRSPPTLLITNSPIKTVMPNPHVSSVNVVKMTAIALAPSNSSSNGNNSTVRPASAGVSAATVSDDSQHLQSASSAATQPSLVRPGATTSSAALSSDNKGGSEVGIDNSSISVAEKHAVGAKEERVAKFRAASEPTFLVKCPPGAEKGIRIKHDAISSPTSISVIGTLDSNNSNCQDSTLYLTVDNHNSNGNASSHGSAAVIQTSSDPCSDAKSPRKRTAAESHAIPVKRVFISQQPLATIDNPKPGVGAAVKRIPRPGTPARPESAPCKGTAKHTPVGPTQILALTDAPIAHTEGTPTVVKQQSMMVKHEDHSISADSSASDQALLQHITGDSRAIPTNSGPHEASAMSDLKSTIWETQQIPAEHKQPPPDQISMITQPSEASRQLTLAQEMVDFPGTQTSMEYFPFNDDDMTQDSIVEELVQMEEQMKLKGLFGSCGDVSLPGQSTNNQGSILSAHQASATFYHSAHSSTTPVQTPTPTPTPTPTPTSEMTLAHSLTRESPCSRMAPVTPVDGAMGRHTPISTPLSNCSSSVPPSPVECRNPFAFTPINSSITGYHDASIVSSSPVKPMQRPMATHPDKAKLEWINNRYNSNSVGPLSNHSISILPSYQDLVDDQFRKPHAFAIPGQSFQSQSRQDATVLGRLTPISPVQQQQLVTSVTTPTKEESFAVPAPLDNKASTSSTSSTFRCRSVSPAVRQRNFSGNTAPQPTTTSTTMTTRAVVSPFNSPITSEVLNILSNSQTVGSVHCMVQRSQSVPLNIMMQSEMLPVQAQSNTTKITNVLLSKMDAEGDDSVRGLGINNLPSNYTARMNLTQILETTPGFAGGTAHQTSLPVSSSPAAFELQQHGYLTTGSGEQVSFSTEDNQAQAGPGEQDQQQLQQDPVQTRPQLLLQSTQQQEAEDEQQQLNFNNTVKDLLGEDGLNPSSQLVGQVASELNAVASDFSNEIRLTSDLSSSITDLNTLDTNLLFDPNQQQEQYEDSTLEELKNDPLFQQICSDTVNSGFDWLESKDQPTTVEMLG comes from the exons ATGGCTGATGATCAACAACAACCTGGTCAGAAGCCTGCCTCGGGATTAGGCTCTCTTCCAGCGCTCGTGCCAGGACTCCAGGGATCCGAGGCCAACGCGTTACAGTTCAAAATAAAGAATTCAATTTG CAAATCTGTACAATCAAAAGTGGACGGCATACTG CAAGATGTTGAGAAGTTTACAGACATCGAAAAACTCTACCTCTACCTTAAGTTGCCTTCTGGTCCCAGCAGTGGCAATGATAAAAG TGATCAGAGTTCCATGTCATCAAGTCGCACTCAACAGATGTATGCGTTCAACTGGATACGCAATCACCTGGAGGAGCACCCAGAGACATCGCTCCCAAAGCAAGAGGTGTATGATGAATACAA GAGCTATTGTGACAATCTCGGCTACAATCCACTGAGTGCTGCAGACTTTGGGAAGATAATGAAGAACGTCTTTCCGAACATGAAGGCACGTCGACTGGGAATGAGGGGAAAATCCAA ATACTGTTATAGCGGGTTAAGGAAGAAAGCTTTTGTTCACATGCCATCCCTACCCAATctggatctacagaaatctGGGGATGGG TGTGAGCTGATGGAGCCAACAGGCCAGTCTCCAAGCGCTGAGGATGAAATGAGATCTGCAGCATGTGGACTGGTGTGCGAGTGGGCTCAGAAAGTCCTGAGTCGACAGTTTGATAGCGTGGAGGACTTAGCCCGCTTTCTTCTTAATAGCCACTACATTGGTACTAAGTCCATGGCTGCACTTACTGTTATGACTGGAACCCCCACAG GGATTAAGACTCCAACTCCAGCCTCTGCGTTTGTGCCCACTGCTGAGGCCAACTCATTCCAGCCCCAGGTGAAGACCCTGCCTTCACCGTCTGTTGATGCAAAACAGCAACTCCAACGCAAAATCcagaaaaagcagcaggagcagaagcTTCACTCACCCCTGCCTACAGGGGAGTCACAAGTCAAGCGAACAGAGGCCAGTACCCCCGGGCCCACCATCCCCTGTGGCAGCCCAGCTCTGCTTTCCCCTCAGCCCACCATAGGAATTGTAGTTGCGGCTGTTCCTAGCCCAGTGACG GTACAGAGAAACAGGCAGTTAATGACCTCACCTAGTCCTGTAGGAACCGCAGAAGGCAAAGTGTTGCCTGTGAATTTCCAAGTTGTCACTCAATCTCTCAAACAGTCTCCCAAAACCCCACAAAACATCCCTGCCAGTCCTGTTGGTGACCGCCTGGCAAGACACGGCACACGGTACGCCCAAATCCTACCCAAGCCCTCTGCCACCAGTGCCATCACACTGCGCTCTCCCCCGACGCTGCTGATCACCAACAGCCCCATTAAAACTGTGATGCCCAATCCCCATGTCAGCTCGGTCAATGTGGTGAAGATGACAGCCATCGCTTTGGCACCAAGTAATAGCAGTAGTAACGGCAACAACTCAACGGTGCGACCGGCCTCAGCTGGTGTGAGTGCTGCAACTGTTTCAGATGATTCCCAGCATTTGCAGAGTGCGAGCTCTGCTGCCACACAGCCTTCTTTAGTCAGACCTGGTGCCACAACATCATCCGCAGCCCTTTCCTCTGACAACAAAGGCGGGTCTGAAGTCGGCATTGACAATAGCTCCATATCTGTTGCAGAAAAGCATGCTGTCGGAGCTAAAGAGGAAAGAGTGGCTAAGTTCAGAGCTGCCAGTGAACCAACTTTCCTCGTTAAGTGTCCTCCTGGAGCAGAAAAGGGGATTAGGATAAAACACGATGCCATATCCTCTCCCACCTCCATATCTGTAATTGGAACTCTAGACAGCAATAACAGCAACTGCCAAGACAGTACTTTGTACTTGACTGTTGATAATCACAACTCCAATGGAAACGCATCCTCTCACGGCTCTGCTGCGGTTATCCAGACATCGAGTGATCCCTGCTCAGATGCTAAGAGCCCTAGAAAGCGCACAGCTGCAGAATCCCATGCTATTCCTGTAAAGAGAGTGTTTATTTCACAACAGCCACTTGCTACAATTGACAATCCCAAACCTGGGGTGGGTGCTGCAGTGAAGAGGATTCCCAGACCAGGAACCCCAGCTAGACCAGAGAGTGCCCCCTGTAAAGggacagcaaaacacacacctgTAGGGCCCACACAGATCCTTGCACTCACTGACGCGCCCATCGCTCACACAGAGGGAACTCCGACTGTCGTCAAACAGCAAAGTATGATGGTGAAACATGAAGATCACTCCATCAGTGCTGACAGCAGTGCCTCTGATCAGGCGTTGCTGCAGCACATCACTGGGGACTCCCGTGCCATACCAACCAACTCAGGACCACACGAAGCCTCTGCGATGAGTGATTTAAAGAGCACAATATGGGAGACACAGCAGATACCAGCAGAACACAAGCAACCCCCTCCTGACCAAATTTCTATGATAACTCAACCTTCTGAGGCCTCCCGTCAGCTCACCCTCGCACAGGAGATGGTGGACTTTCCAGGCACTCAGACGAGCATGGAGTACTTCCCATTCAACGATGACGACATGACTCAAGACAGCATAGTGGAGGAGCTAGTCCAAATGGAGGAGCAGATGAAGCTGAAAGGTCTTTTTGGTAGCTGTGGCGATGTCTCCCTGCCAGGTCAGTCAACCAACAACCAAGGCTCCATCCTCAGTGCTCACCAGGCCAGTGCTACCTTCTACCACTCTGCTCACAGCAGCACGACTCCTGTTCAAACTCCCACTCCAACACCAACCCCAACACCCACCCCCACCTCCGAAATGACACTCGCACACAGCCTGACTAGAGAAAGCCCATGCTCCCGTATGGCCCCGGTTACCCCAGTAGATGGAGCCATGGGTCGCCACACCCCCATCAGCACACCGCTTTctaactgcagcagcagcgtaCCCCCAAGTCCAGTGGAGTGCAGGAACCCGTTTGCTTTCACTCCCATTAACTCAAGCATCACTGGGTACCATGATGCAAGTATCGTCTCAAGCAGTCCTGTTAAGCCCATGCAAAGACCCATGGCAACACACCCCGACAAGGCCAAGCTGGAATGGATCAATAACCGCTACAACAGCAACTCTGTAGGCCCGTTGTCCAACCACAGCATCAGTATTCTACCCAGCTATCAAGACTTGGTTGATGATCAGTTCCGCAAACCACATGCATTCGCGATTCCCGGCCAGTCATTTCAGTCTCAGTCAAGACAGGACGCAACTGTTTTGGGCCGCTTGACTCCCATTTCTCCTGTGCAGCAACAGCAACTGGTGACAAGTGTTACCACTCCTACAAAAGAGGAGAGCTTTGCTGTGCCTGCACCATTGGACAACAAGGCCTCAACATCATCTACATCCAGTACTTTTCGTTGCCGTAGTGTTAGCCCAGCAGTGCGACAGCGAAATTTCAGTGGCAACACCGCCCCTCAGCCCACCACCACAAGTACAACAATGACAACTCGAGCTGTAGTCTCACCCTTTAACTCCCCCATCACCTCTGAGGTGCTCAATATCCTGTCCAACAGCCAGACAGTCGGCTCTGTGCACTGCATGGTCCAGCGTAGCCAGTCTGTGCCTCTAAACATCATGATGCAAAGCGAGATGCTTCCCGTGCAGGCTCAGAGCAACACCACCAAGATCACAAATGTACTTCTCAGCAAGATGGACGCAGAGGGAGATGATTCAGTCCGTGGTCTGGGTATAAACAACCTCCCCTCTAACTACACAGCTCGTATGAATCTCACGCAGATCCTGGAGACTACTCCTGGGTTTGCAGGAGGAACCGCTCACCAGACTTCGCTGCCCGTCAGCTCCAGTCCTGCTGCTTTCGAGCTCCAGCAGCATGGCTACCTCACCACTGGCAGTGGAGAGCAGGTGAGTTTCTCTACTGAAGACAACCAAGCACAAGCGGGTCCTGGTGAACAAGACCAGCAGCAGCTCCAACAGGATCCTGTGCAGACACGACCACAACTCCTCCTCCAGAGCACACAGCAGCAGGAGGCAGAGGACGAACAACAACAGCTCAATTTCAACAACACTGTCAAGGACTTGCTGGGGGAGGATGGCCTCAACCCCAGCTCCCAGTTGGTAGGCCAGGTAGCTTCAGAGCTCAACGCTGTGGCATCAGACTTCTCAAATGAAATCAGACTGACCTCAGATCTGTCCAGTAGCATCACTGACCTTAACACGCTGGACACCAACTTGCTGTTTGATCCCAATCAGCAGCAGGAACAATATGAAGACTCTACACTGGAAGAACTGAAGAACGACCCGCTTTTTCAGCAGATATGCAGTGATACTGTGAACTCTGGTTTTGACTGGCTAGAAAGCAAAGACCAGCCGACTACAGTAGAGATGCTGGGCTAA